A window of the Cytophagaceae bacterium genome harbors these coding sequences:
- a CDS encoding formylglycine-generating enzyme family protein, which translates to MKKTSLIFLVVLFSFFMDQPFEPYSQSIINTKEKIEMLPIPGGEFLMGSPENEPGRKEDEGPQKEVKISPFWMSKYEITWDTYLIFQNRELETTSQTKLDAISRPTKPYVEMSFGQGKNGGFPVCNITQYAARAYCKWLYQTTGIFYRLPTEAEWEYAARAGSNTSYYFGNETKDLEQYAWYFDNSDGTYKKVGLKKPNQWGLYDMYGNVSEWTSDQYFSDAYQKIPTKAIDPYFQPKDLYPHSIRGGGWDDDPEALRSSARGYSTPKLKQIDPQIPKSKWWMTNAPFLGFRIVRPLKTPSPEEIEKYFEMPPKDI; encoded by the coding sequence ATGAAAAAGACCTCTTTGATATTTTTGGTTGTATTATTTAGTTTTTTTATGGATCAGCCTTTTGAACCCTATTCTCAATCCATAATTAATACCAAAGAGAAAATAGAAATGCTTCCAATACCAGGCGGAGAATTTTTAATGGGCAGCCCGGAAAATGAACCAGGAAGGAAAGAAGATGAAGGTCCGCAGAAAGAGGTAAAAATCAGTCCATTTTGGATGTCAAAATATGAAATTACCTGGGACACTTATTTGATTTTTCAAAACAGAGAACTCGAAACCACCAGTCAAACAAAACTAGATGCCATCTCCCGGCCTACCAAGCCTTATGTTGAGATGTCGTTTGGGCAAGGGAAAAACGGCGGATTTCCGGTTTGTAACATTACACAATATGCTGCCAGAGCCTATTGCAAATGGTTATATCAAACAACAGGAATATTTTACAGACTACCAACGGAAGCAGAGTGGGAATATGCTGCCCGGGCAGGTAGTAATACAAGTTATTATTTTGGAAATGAAACAAAAGATTTGGAACAGTATGCCTGGTATTTTGATAATTCTGATGGTACATATAAGAAAGTAGGACTGAAAAAACCTAATCAATGGGGGCTATATGATATGTATGGTAACGTTTCGGAATGGACTTCCGATCAATATTTTTCAGATGCTTATCAAAAAATACCAACTAAAGCAATAGACCCGTATTTCCAACCCAAAGATCTTTACCCTCATAGTATCCGAGGTGGAGGGTGGGACGACGACCCCGAAGCACTCAGGAGCTCAGCGAGGGGGTATTCGACCCCAAAACTCAAACAAATCGACCCACAGATTCCCAAATCCAAATGGTGGATGACCAATGCTCCGTTTTTGGGGTTCAGAATAGTAAGACCTTTAAAAACACCTTCGCCTGAAGAAATAGAAAAGTATTTTGAAATGCCACCTAAAGATATTTAA
- a CDS encoding FAD-binding protein, producing the protein MVKNLSLILSPEVAFDDQKLSDFIRKQEKMPEITPLYIQKIKQSIDARKRDIKVVLDLEISYKPFDSQIFGKYKYDNNLVEKSIIIVGSGPAGLFAALRCIELGIKPIVLERGKDVRARRRDIAAINKQQIVDSESNYCFGEGGAGTYSDGKLYTRSKKRGDVKRILEIFVKHGATETILYESHPHIGTNKLPQVVANIRETILKAGGEIWFETKVTDFVLEKNEIKGVITQDGKIRKSDAVILATGHSARDIFELLHSRNIKIEAKPFAIGVRVEHFQQFVDECQYHTSQRGLLPAAAYSLVAQTNYKGVQRGVFSFCMCPGGFIVPASTDKNELVVNGMSPSRRDSQFANSGVVVSVNEVDWHEFESFGPLAALEFQKSVERRAFEYVKNGLKSESDDVQVMPAQKIRDFYDGRISKDLNPSSYQPGLLSSDFYQILPRGIAMALKQGLLQFSQKMRNYDKGQMIGIESRTSSPVRVPRDKETLEHIEIRKLYPCGEGAGYAGGIVSAAMDGERCVEAFVNQYFAKK; encoded by the coding sequence ATGGTAAAAAATCTTTCTCTTATTCTTAGCCCGGAGGTGGCTTTTGATGATCAAAAACTTTCAGATTTTATCAGAAAGCAGGAAAAAATGCCTGAGATCACTCCCTTATATATTCAAAAAATTAAGCAATCAATTGATGCTAGGAAGCGGGATATCAAGGTGGTTCTTGATTTAGAAATTTCTTACAAACCTTTTGATAGTCAGATATTTGGAAAATATAAATACGATAATAATTTAGTAGAAAAATCCATAATTATCGTTGGCTCAGGTCCAGCCGGACTTTTTGCTGCCTTGCGTTGTATTGAATTGGGAATAAAGCCTATAGTATTAGAAAGAGGGAAAGATGTAAGAGCCCGTAGAAGAGATATTGCTGCAATCAATAAACAACAAATCGTAGATTCTGAATCCAATTATTGCTTTGGTGAGGGAGGGGCAGGTACCTATTCAGATGGAAAACTTTATACCCGCTCCAAAAAACGTGGTGATGTCAAACGGATTCTTGAAATTTTTGTAAAACATGGTGCTACCGAAACGATTTTATACGAATCACATCCTCATATTGGTACAAATAAATTGCCTCAGGTGGTCGCCAATATCAGGGAGACTATTTTAAAAGCCGGTGGCGAAATATGGTTTGAAACCAAAGTCACTGATTTTGTTTTGGAAAAAAACGAAATTAAGGGAGTGATAACTCAAGATGGGAAGATAAGGAAAAGTGATGCTGTGATTTTAGCGACAGGGCATTCGGCAAGGGATATTTTTGAATTATTGCATTCAAGAAACATTAAAATTGAAGCCAAACCTTTTGCAATCGGAGTAAGAGTTGAACATTTTCAACAGTTTGTTGATGAGTGCCAATACCATACTTCCCAGCGGGGACTTTTACCTGCTGCAGCATATTCTTTAGTGGCTCAAACCAACTATAAAGGTGTGCAAAGAGGAGTTTTTAGCTTTTGTATGTGTCCGGGAGGGTTTATTGTGCCTGCCTCTACCGACAAAAATGAATTGGTAGTTAATGGGATGTCGCCTTCAAGACGCGACTCACAATTTGCCAATTCGGGCGTGGTGGTGTCAGTTAATGAGGTGGATTGGCATGAATTTGAAAGTTTTGGGCCATTGGCGGCATTGGAATTTCAGAAATCGGTTGAAAGAAGGGCTTTTGAATATGTAAAGAATGGTTTAAAGTCGGAAAGTGACGATGTACAGGTTATGCCAGCTCAAAAAATCAGAGACTTCTATGATGGCAGGATTTCGAAAGACCTCAATCCCAGTTCTTATCAGCCGGGCCTTTTGAGTAGTGATTTTTATCAAATTTTACCAAGAGGAATTGCAATGGCTTTAAAGCAAGGATTACTTCAGTTTTCTCAAAAAATGCGTAACTATGACAAAGGCCAGATGATAGGTATCGAAAGCCGGACTTCATCACCTGTGAGGGTACCACGTGACAAGGAAACTTTAGAACATATTGAAATCAGGAAATTATATCCTTGTGGTGAAGGAGCAGGTTATGCAGGAGGAATTGTGTCGGCGGCAATGGATGGCGAAAGATGCGTTGAAGCATTTGTAAATCAGTATTTTGCGAAAAAATAA
- a CDS encoding CoA pyrophosphatase, protein MHEARLKSTIQPNNYTRQSAVLILFYPFQNQAFVPLILRPAYDGTHGGQMALPGGKIEPSDENLIRTALREAQEEIGIKAIDVSILGKLTDVYIPVSNFNVLPVVGTIPYRPEFFPDATEVEKIFEISILDLLANENIEFRNVHVPNGTMNVPGFDVHGQWLWGATALIFQELKDLILS, encoded by the coding sequence ATGCATGAAGCCAGGCTTAAATCTACTATCCAACCCAACAACTATACCCGCCAAAGTGCTGTGCTAATTTTGTTTTATCCTTTTCAGAACCAGGCGTTTGTACCACTAATTTTACGTCCGGCTTATGACGGTACTCATGGTGGCCAGATGGCACTTCCGGGAGGGAAAATAGAACCTTCTGACGAAAATCTCATTAGGACTGCCCTGAGAGAAGCACAGGAAGAAATTGGTATTAAAGCCATCGATGTTTCAATCTTGGGTAAGTTGACTGATGTATATATTCCTGTAAGCAACTTCAATGTTTTGCCTGTAGTGGGTACAATTCCTTACCGACCAGAGTTTTTTCCCGATGCCACAGAAGTTGAGAAGATTTTTGAAATAAGCATTTTGGATTTATTGGCAAATGAGAATATTGAATTTCGTAATGTTCATGTTCCAAATGGTACCATGAATGTACCGGGTTTTGATGTTCACGGTCAATGGCTATGGGGTGCAACTGCACTTATTTTTCAGGAACTAAAAGACTTGATTTTATCCTGA
- a CDS encoding NADH-quinone oxidoreductase subunit J yields the protein MNYQEILSHLDDAVFYIFCAIAVGGAIYVLLAKNVLYAAYGLLCSFLGVAGIFVFAGSEYVAVSQIMIYVGGILILLVFGIMLSSNKKSGKEYLRIKNRNLTWGLSVGLALIALMTIIVSSLKIETGKTPTIQSIKYIGFSLMTEHVLALELIGILLLVALVGATFIAKTDE from the coding sequence ATGAATTACCAGGAAATTCTTTCTCATCTTGACGACGCGGTATTTTACATATTCTGTGCCATCGCTGTAGGTGGTGCCATTTATGTTTTATTGGCAAAAAATGTACTTTATGCTGCTTACGGATTATTATGTAGTTTTCTAGGAGTAGCAGGCATTTTTGTTTTTGCAGGAAGTGAATACGTAGCGGTTTCTCAAATCATGATTTATGTGGGGGGTATTTTAATTCTCTTGGTATTTGGTATTATGCTCAGTTCGAATAAAAAATCAGGAAAAGAATATTTAAGAATAAAAAACAGAAACCTGACCTGGGGGCTTTCTGTAGGGCTGGCATTGATAGCCCTTATGACCATCATTGTTTCATCTTTAAAAATTGAAACCGGCAAAACGCCTACTATACAAAGCATTAAATACATAGGTTTCAGCTTGATGACCGAGCATGTTTTGGCCCTGGAATTAATAGGGATTTTACTTTTGGTTGCTTTAGTAGGTGCAACATTTATCGCAAAAACTGATGAATAA
- the nuoK gene encoding NADH-quinone oxidoreductase subunit NuoK: MNNLIPYLIVSTILFSLGLAITVTKKNLILMLMGLELMLNAVNINLVTFSKYDPNPEKGQIMAIMVMMVAAAEIAVGLSIILKIRKFYNSVDPEQLDELKN, encoded by the coding sequence ATGAATAATTTAATACCTTATCTGATAGTTTCCACGATTTTGTTTTCGTTGGGTTTAGCCATCACGGTCACAAAAAAGAATCTAATTTTGATGCTCATGGGCCTTGAACTGATGCTAAATGCGGTTAATATTAATCTGGTTACATTTTCGAAATATGACCCCAATCCTGAAAAAGGACAGATAATGGCTATAATGGTGATGATGGTAGCGGCAGCAGAAATAGCAGTAGGTTTATCCATCATATTGAAAATCAGGAAATTCTACAATAGCGTGGATCCGGAGCAACTGGATGAATTAAAAAATTAG
- a CDS encoding 4Fe-4S binding protein, which translates to MSYFSDLRKGISSSVLGLKLTLKHIFAARNSRGNFGIKDKKYFELKDGHVTLQYPHETIVVPETGRYQLECEIDDCIVCDKCAKICPVDCIEIEAIKSPELIRTTSDGSPVRLHAAKFDIDLAKCCFCGLCTTVCPTECLTMNSEYDYSVSDVDLLNFAFSKLTEKEAEEKRKLYEQFVAEKEAQKANSVSNQVATPSTPSGFKPKFQPKAAENTESKTEGHENTEVKKAFFPKAKIQAENTEEKAESNSEESPKKPFVPSGSAFKPKMKEVLPGKVENIAEPSEKGFVPKFKPSMVSEEKNNIEPLAKPASKPIFKPKLREEAVPENSNSPAEPIEKPAGKPVFKPKMGNTAVLPDQENPIKSNGFVPKMKPAVNPEVVGENDKVVTEKPKFVPKLKPKE; encoded by the coding sequence ATGTCTTATTTTTCAGATCTTCGGAAAGGAATCTCTTCATCAGTTTTGGGTCTAAAACTCACACTGAAGCATATTTTTGCTGCCAGAAATAGCAGAGGAAATTTTGGAATAAAAGACAAAAAATACTTCGAACTCAAAGACGGTCACGTAACCCTTCAATATCCTCACGAAACCATTGTTGTGCCCGAAACGGGAAGGTATCAGCTTGAATGTGAAATTGATGATTGCATAGTATGTGATAAATGTGCGAAAATCTGCCCTGTAGATTGCATCGAAATCGAAGCCATAAAATCTCCGGAACTAATAAGGACGACTTCTGATGGCTCACCAGTTAGGCTACATGCTGCAAAATTTGATATTGACCTTGCAAAATGCTGTTTCTGTGGGCTTTGTACCACCGTTTGTCCAACGGAATGCTTAACCATGAATTCGGAATATGATTACAGTGTTTCGGATGTAGATTTATTGAATTTTGCTTTTTCAAAACTTACTGAAAAAGAAGCCGAAGAAAAACGAAAATTATATGAGCAATTTGTGGCGGAAAAAGAAGCTCAAAAAGCAAATTCAGTATCTAACCAGGTAGCAACGCCTTCAACTCCAAGCGGATTTAAGCCTAAGTTCCAACCGAAAGCTGCAGAAAACACTGAATCAAAAACAGAGGGTCATGAAAACACTGAGGTGAAAAAAGCATTTTTCCCTAAGGCAAAAATTCAGGCTGAGAATACCGAAGAAAAGGCAGAAAGTAATTCTGAAGAAAGCCCTAAAAAACCCTTTGTGCCATCTGGAAGTGCTTTTAAACCAAAAATGAAAGAGGTTTTACCGGGCAAAGTTGAAAATATCGCAGAACCATCTGAAAAAGGTTTTGTTCCGAAATTTAAGCCTTCGATGGTTTCAGAAGAGAAAAATAATATCGAGCCATTGGCAAAACCGGCCTCCAAGCCTATTTTCAAGCCAAAATTGAGAGAAGAGGCTGTCCCGGAAAATAGTAACTCACCCGCTGAACCTATTGAAAAACCAGCAGGAAAACCAGTTTTTAAGCCCAAAATGGGCAACACCGCTGTATTGCCAGATCAGGAAAATCCGATAAAGTCAAACGGTTTTGTACCTAAAATGAAACCGGCTGTAAATCCTGAAGTGGTTGGAGAAAACGATAAAGTTGTAACCGAAAAACCAAAGTTTGTACCCAAATTAAAGCCAAAAGAATAG
- a CDS encoding DeoR/GlpR transcriptional regulator: MVTLLKKDRKDLILRQINVHSRVSFNDLATMLNVSEDTIRRDLNELSSVQKIVKVKGGAMAKGNEFLVENQQNFAQESKIIIAKKAVKLLKDGMLVLVGGGTTVREFIAAIPENLKATFVTLNPYTCIHLMAKPNIDTILVGGKVSNYSQAVIGGDAFLKLREIKADLCVVGTNGIDPENGLTDSHWETVEIKKALFLASKKIMVLAISEKLNSTLNLKICGMEEVDYLVSELDKDHESLEKYRYKNVILI, encoded by the coding sequence ATGGTGACATTATTAAAAAAAGACCGCAAAGACCTTATTTTAAGGCAGATCAACGTACATTCCAGGGTGTCGTTTAATGATCTTGCTACGATGTTGAATGTCTCGGAAGATACCATTAGAAGAGACCTCAATGAGCTGTCCTCAGTACAAAAAATTGTGAAGGTCAAAGGAGGTGCCATGGCCAAAGGGAATGAATTTTTGGTCGAAAATCAACAAAATTTTGCTCAGGAAAGTAAAATAATAATCGCCAAAAAGGCTGTAAAACTTTTAAAAGATGGCATGTTGGTTTTGGTAGGAGGGGGGACAACAGTAAGAGAATTTATTGCTGCAATTCCCGAAAATCTCAAGGCCACTTTTGTTACCTTAAATCCCTATACTTGTATTCATTTGATGGCCAAACCTAACATTGATACCATTCTTGTAGGTGGAAAGGTGTCAAATTATAGTCAGGCGGTTATTGGAGGAGATGCTTTCCTGAAATTACGTGAAATTAAAGCAGACTTGTGTGTAGTAGGAACCAATGGAATAGACCCCGAAAATGGTCTCACTGATAGTCATTGGGAAACTGTTGAAATTAAAAAAGCCTTATTTCTTGCCTCAAAAAAAATTATGGTACTGGCCATTTCAGAAAAATTAAACTCAACTTTAAATCTTAAAATCTGCGGCATGGAGGAAGTCGATTATCTGGTGTCAGAATTAGACAAAGATCATGAGAGTCTTGAAAAATATCGATACAAAAACGTTATTTTGATCTAA
- a CDS encoding PQQ-dependent sugar dehydrogenase, whose product MKQKSIFLLIFSIFFNSISFSQSNSEKKTLVTYNQYCSTCHGEKIEAFVDRKWAHGKTKPEIIKTISEGYLEGGMPSWKTTLSKKDIDQMAALILKNLKSVDQYQFNNKKTDTYISGKMTIKLDTIATGFESPWGLTQLPGGDLLVTDRAGFLYRIDKNKNKILIKNTPKVHVKGQGGLMDVEIHPKYSENGWVYLSYSKSQEKDGKILATTAIARGKIQNDEFVELSELFEAKPYVNTTHHYGSRIVFDKSDYLYFSVGDRGKHFEYAQAKDNDLGKSTEF is encoded by the coding sequence ATGAAACAAAAAAGCATATTTCTCCTTATTTTCTCAATATTTTTCAATAGCATTTCCTTCTCGCAATCCAATTCTGAGAAAAAAACCTTAGTGACTTACAATCAATACTGTTCAACCTGTCATGGCGAAAAAATCGAGGCATTTGTAGATAGAAAATGGGCACATGGGAAAACAAAACCAGAAATTATTAAAACCATTTCCGAGGGATATCTGGAAGGAGGTATGCCTTCCTGGAAAACAACTTTGTCGAAAAAAGACATAGATCAAATGGCCGCTTTGATTTTGAAAAATCTGAAATCGGTTGATCAGTACCAATTTAATAACAAAAAGACGGATACTTATATTTCCGGAAAAATGACAATTAAACTCGACACTATTGCCACCGGATTTGAGAGTCCCTGGGGGCTTACACAATTGCCCGGAGGTGACCTTTTGGTTACTGACCGTGCCGGATTTTTATACCGAATAGATAAAAATAAGAACAAAATATTAATTAAAAATACTCCAAAAGTACATGTCAAAGGCCAGGGAGGCCTGATGGATGTTGAAATTCATCCAAAATATTCTGAAAATGGCTGGGTGTATCTTTCATATTCTAAATCTCAGGAAAAAGATGGAAAAATACTCGCTACAACTGCAATAGCCAGAGGGAAAATTCAAAATGATGAATTTGTGGAGCTGTCTGAATTATTTGAAGCAAAACCTTATGTTAATACCACACATCATTATGGTTCCAGGATTGTTTTTGATAAAAGTGATTATTTGTATTTTTCGGTTGGCGACCGAGGAAAACATTTTGAATATGCTCAGGCAAAAGACAATGATTTGGGAAAATCCACAGAATTTTAG
- a CDS encoding PQQ-dependent sugar dehydrogenase yields MHRILADGSIPADNPFKSPESVTAFSFGSRNPQGLALNSTNGEIWENEHGPRGGDEINSIRKSANYGWPVICYGINYDGKPITNISKMDGMEQPEYYYIPSIAPSGMAFVTGDKYPDWKGDILIGSLRFNYLERAKVIDNKVVKSQKELINVGRLRNVKMGSDGYIYIGIENPGMVFRLIPNKL; encoded by the coding sequence ATCCACAGAATTTTAGCTGATGGCTCGATACCAGCCGACAATCCGTTCAAATCACCGGAAAGTGTAACTGCATTTTCTTTTGGAAGCCGGAATCCTCAAGGATTGGCATTAAATTCAACAAATGGGGAAATTTGGGAAAATGAACATGGACCACGTGGTGGTGACGAGATAAATTCAATCAGAAAAAGTGCAAATTATGGCTGGCCGGTAATATGTTATGGAATAAATTATGACGGCAAGCCAATTACAAATATTTCCAAAATGGATGGCATGGAGCAACCTGAATACTATTATATTCCGTCTATTGCACCTTCCGGAATGGCATTTGTCACCGGTGACAAATACCCTGATTGGAAAGGTGATATTCTTATTGGTTCATTGAGATTTAATTATTTGGAGCGGGCAAAAGTAATTGATAACAAGGTAGTTAAAAGTCAAAAAGAGTTGATTAATGTTGGAAGGTTGAGGAATGTTAAAATGGGTTCTGATGGCTATATATATATTGGAATTGAAAATCCGGGAATGGTTTTCAGATTGATTCCCAATAAATTATAA
- a CDS encoding DUF2961 domain-containing protein: MKYYIFIFSILIVFSAKSQSIFQFPENIKSSHISTFENINGEKGKGGKTNQTAKGNAFEELKAGQSKVLLNINGPGIIQRMWFTVRDRSPEMLRSMRLQFYWDGATKPAVDVPFGDFFGYGLAKTVKFETAFFSNPEGRSFNCNIPMPFKAGAKVVIINESNKDIGLLFFDIDFVKLNSFPTGAMYFHAFWKRQKTSVHGSEYEFLPQIKGKGRYLGVNMGVNAGKYYENTWWGEGEVKMFIDNDQKFPTWNGTGAEDYIGTAWGLGQYTNLYQGATVADDSAKQYAFYRFHVKDEIIFRENFRASIQQIGGGERDLVRKLIKNNHPLKPVTVQWEGGFRRLLDDPKDIFDNDFPNGWVNFYRIDDYSSTAYFYLDKPVSVLPELINVVERVK; this comes from the coding sequence ATGAAATACTATATTTTTATTTTTTCAATTCTCATCGTCTTTAGTGCCAAATCTCAGTCTATTTTTCAGTTTCCGGAAAATATAAAAAGTAGTCATATCAGTACTTTTGAAAATATTAATGGGGAAAAAGGGAAAGGTGGAAAAACAAACCAAACAGCTAAAGGAAATGCTTTTGAAGAGTTGAAAGCAGGCCAATCTAAAGTTTTATTGAACATAAATGGGCCTGGGATCATCCAGAGAATGTGGTTTACTGTAAGAGATCGCTCGCCGGAAATGCTCCGCTCAATGCGTTTGCAGTTTTACTGGGATGGAGCCACAAAGCCCGCTGTAGATGTACCTTTTGGTGATTTTTTTGGTTATGGCCTGGCAAAAACCGTGAAATTTGAAACAGCTTTCTTTTCAAATCCTGAAGGACGGTCGTTTAACTGTAATATCCCGATGCCATTTAAGGCTGGTGCAAAAGTGGTTATCATCAACGAGAGTAATAAAGATATTGGGCTGTTATTTTTTGATATTGATTTTGTAAAACTCAACAGCTTTCCCACAGGAGCCATGTACTTTCATGCATTTTGGAAAAGGCAAAAAACTTCTGTTCATGGGAGTGAATATGAATTTTTGCCTCAAATAAAAGGCAAAGGAAGGTATCTGGGAGTAAATATGGGAGTAAACGCAGGAAAATATTATGAAAATACCTGGTGGGGAGAAGGTGAGGTTAAAATGTTTATTGACAATGACCAGAAATTTCCGACCTGGAATGGCACAGGTGCCGAGGATTATATCGGGACTGCATGGGGGCTGGGTCAATATACCAATCTATATCAGGGAGCTACAGTGGCCGATGATTCTGCCAAACAGTATGCATTTTATCGTTTTCATGTAAAGGATGAAATTATTTTCAGGGAGAATTTCAGAGCGAGCATTCAGCAAATCGGTGGAGGGGAGCGGGATTTGGTTAGAAAATTAATCAAAAATAATCATCCGCTTAAGCCTGTTACGGTTCAGTGGGAGGGAGGTTTTCGTCGCCTGCTCGATGATCCCAAAGACATTTTTGATAACGACTTTCCAAACGGCTGGGTCAATTTTTATCGGATTGATGACTACTCATCCACAGCCTATTTTTATTTGGATAAACCGGTGAGTGTTTTACCAGAATTGATTAATGTTGTAGAGAGGGTTAAATAA
- a CDS encoding Gfo/Idh/MocA family oxidoreductase, which produces MKRRNFLRNSAIATSAVALKANASNSAFFIGTEPIKIALIGCGGRGTGAAFQALSVKENVVLVAMADAFQDRLDNCYNSLNSDKNPGVKARLKVPKENQFVGFEAYKKAIALADVVILTTPPGFRPMHFEEAVAQGKHVFMEKPVATDAPGIRRVLKAAEESKKKNLKVVVGLQRHYQTSYLETYKRVIDQKVIGDLVSARCYWNNDGVWVVKREAQMTEMEYQMRNWYYFVWLCGDHISEQHIHNIDVINWFKGGHPVEAVGLGGREVRKGKEYGEIFDHHYVEFTYGDGMVLNSQCRHQPGTVSNVSEHLIGTAGRATEGKILDLKGNSIWRHRDKDDKNPYQVEHDVLFDCIVNDKPINDAENGAIATMTSIMGRMATYSGQKVTWDEAINSQVNYFPEKLDWNHLPKSLPDSNGFYPIPVPGKDKLI; this is translated from the coding sequence ATGAAAAGGAGAAACTTTTTAAGAAATTCAGCAATTGCTACTTCTGCAGTGGCTTTGAAAGCCAATGCGTCAAATTCAGCTTTTTTTATTGGAACAGAGCCAATTAAAATCGCACTTATTGGGTGTGGAGGCAGAGGTACCGGGGCCGCTTTTCAAGCTCTTTCAGTTAAAGAGAATGTGGTTTTAGTAGCAATGGCTGACGCTTTTCAGGATCGATTGGATAATTGTTATAATTCTTTAAATTCTGATAAAAATCCGGGAGTAAAAGCCCGCCTTAAGGTACCCAAAGAAAATCAATTTGTTGGTTTCGAAGCCTATAAAAAAGCAATTGCCTTAGCTGATGTGGTTATTCTTACCACTCCTCCAGGTTTCCGACCTATGCATTTTGAGGAAGCCGTAGCTCAGGGAAAACATGTTTTTATGGAAAAACCAGTTGCCACTGATGCACCGGGAATCCGGCGTGTTTTAAAAGCAGCGGAAGAATCTAAAAAGAAGAACCTTAAAGTGGTGGTGGGTCTGCAAAGGCATTATCAAACTTCATATTTAGAAACCTACAAAAGAGTAATTGACCAGAAAGTCATTGGTGATCTTGTTTCGGCTCGTTGTTATTGGAACAACGACGGCGTTTGGGTAGTAAAACGTGAGGCCCAAATGACTGAAATGGAATATCAGATGAGAAACTGGTATTATTTTGTATGGTTGTGCGGGGATCATATTTCTGAACAGCATATTCATAACATTGATGTAATTAATTGGTTTAAAGGTGGACACCCTGTTGAAGCGGTGGGCTTAGGTGGTCGAGAAGTGAGAAAAGGAAAAGAATATGGTGAGATTTTCGATCATCATTATGTAGAATTTACCTACGGTGACGGCATGGTTCTCAATAGCCAGTGCAGGCATCAGCCGGGTACAGTTTCCAATGTGTCGGAGCATTTGATAGGAACAGCCGGCAGGGCTACTGAAGGAAAAATATTAGACTTAAAAGGAAATTCTATATGGCGTCACCGTGATAAGGACGATAAAAACCCTTATCAGGTTGAGCATGATGTTCTTTTCGATTGCATTGTCAACGATAAGCCCATCAATGATGCTGAAAACGGGGCAATAGCCACTATGACAAGTATTATGGGTAGAATGGCTACATACAGTGGACAAAAAGTAACCTGGGACGAAGCGATTAACTCTCAGGTAAACTATTTTCCTGAAAAATTGGATTGGAATCACCTTCCAAAATCATTGCCAGATTCAAATGGCTTTTATCCGATTCCCGTACCGGGCAAGGATAAATTGATTTAA